The proteins below are encoded in one region of Aestuariivirga litoralis:
- a CDS encoding TIGR02466 family protein — protein MSKIHSFFPTLIYRADEAAPARLITDLEEASLMLAHEDEAGIKWCEKHGYSGYTSYASLSDLPGSIAAFKALEKRLDLHVSKFIKALHWDIRGGKPICDSLWVNVLQEGGAHSSHIHTNSVISGTFYVAVPPGAGPIVYEDPRHALMMAAPPRKQNAPRELKSHISETPKPGALLLWESWLRHEVPVNRAEGLRISISFNYVIGPKD, from the coding sequence ATGAGCAAAATCCATTCTTTTTTTCCAACCCTGATCTATCGCGCCGATGAGGCCGCACCCGCCCGCTTGATCACCGATCTCGAAGAAGCCTCGCTGATGCTGGCTCATGAGGATGAAGCGGGCATCAAATGGTGTGAGAAGCATGGCTATTCGGGCTATACCTCCTATGCATCTTTGAGTGATCTGCCGGGCAGCATCGCAGCCTTCAAGGCGCTGGAAAAGCGGCTGGACCTGCATGTGTCGAAATTCATCAAGGCACTGCATTGGGATATCAGGGGTGGAAAGCCGATCTGTGACTCACTCTGGGTGAATGTGCTGCAGGAGGGCGGCGCGCATTCCTCCCACATCCACACCAATTCAGTGATCAGCGGCACATTCTATGTGGCCGTACCGCCGGGCGCTGGCCCGATTGTCTACGAAGACCCGCGCCACGCGTTGATGATGGCAGCACCGCCGCGCAAGCAGAATGCGCCGCGCGAGCTCAAGTCGCATATCAGCGAAACGCCCAAGCCCGGCGCGCTGCTGCTGTGGGAAAGCTGGCTGCGCCACGAAGTGCCGGTGAACCGCGCCGAGGGCCTGCGCATTTCGATCAGCTTCAACTACGTGATCGGGCCAAAGGACTGA
- a CDS encoding carbonic anhydrase has protein sequence MALPDHLLAGYGRFRTGRYAQDEDTYRTLGGGTQQPKLMIIACCDSRAAPETIFDAGPGEIFVMRNVANLVPPYAPDGKHHATSAALEFAVLSLGVKDVVVMGHGRCGGIRAVVQAGDPLSSSDFIGKWMGDLRDVAEAVKQDLARDLGHDHTHDVQTAVEHAAVEHSLANLRTFPWLRMRENRQEIGLHGAWFDISLGELHAYDETARSWDLVSGA, from the coding sequence ATGGCGCTACCCGATCATCTCCTGGCTGGCTATGGCCGCTTCCGCACGGGGCGCTATGCCCAGGATGAAGATACGTACCGCACGCTGGGCGGCGGCACACAACAGCCGAAGCTGATGATTATTGCCTGCTGCGACAGCCGCGCAGCACCTGAGACCATTTTCGATGCCGGGCCGGGCGAGATTTTCGTGATGCGCAATGTGGCCAATCTGGTGCCGCCCTACGCACCGGACGGCAAGCACCATGCCACTTCGGCGGCGCTGGAATTCGCGGTGTTGTCACTGGGCGTCAAAGACGTTGTGGTCATGGGCCATGGCCGCTGCGGCGGCATCCGCGCGGTGGTGCAAGCTGGCGATCCGCTGTCATCCTCCGATTTTATCGGCAAGTGGATGGGCGATCTGCGCGATGTGGCAGAAGCGGTGAAGCAGGATCTCGCTAGGGATTTGGGGCACGATCACACGCATGATGTGCAGACCGCAGTGGAACACGCGGCCGTGGAGCATTCACTGGCCAATCTGCGCACCTTCCCGTGGCTGCGCATGCGCGAGAACCGGCAGGAAATCGGCCTGCATGGCGCTTGGTTCGATATTTCGCTGGGCGAGCTGCATGCCTATGACGAGACGGCACGCAGCTGGGATTTGGTTTCCGGCGCGTAG
- a CDS encoding Gfo/Idh/MocA family protein — protein sequence MAKSPAKKVLGVGIIGAGNISWAYLTLAQKFNNIEVKAVADMNMAAAESRAKEFGVKAQSVKDLLKNPDIDIVVNLTVPAVHYQVSKQILDAGKHVYSEKPLTLSYKDALALQKLAAKKKLRVGSAPDTFLGSSHQLARKAIDDGKIGKVVSGTCHFMGPGMEMWHPNPDFFFNPGGGPVLDMGPYYVSNLINLVGPVKRVMALANTGRKERVINSQPDNPRNGEKLKVKVPTTYHAILEFENGAAITVSLSWDVWGHKHQNMELYGQTGAMYVPDPNFFAGDVIVTGEDQKPETLKPWDHPFGKLNWGHKNSQTDVIWANYRCAGVADMADAIINKKKLARCDISMVAHVIEVLTAMMEAGEKKKIIKLKSTCKRPEPLGPAQAAALMK from the coding sequence ATGGCAAAATCACCAGCTAAGAAAGTCCTCGGCGTCGGCATCATCGGCGCGGGCAACATTTCCTGGGCCTATCTCACGCTCGCCCAGAAATTCAACAATATCGAAGTGAAGGCCGTGGCCGATATGAACATGGCTGCCGCTGAATCCCGTGCCAAGGAATTCGGCGTGAAGGCCCAGTCGGTGAAGGACCTGCTGAAAAATCCGGATATCGACATCGTCGTGAACCTCACGGTTCCGGCGGTTCACTATCAAGTTTCAAAGCAGATCCTTGATGCCGGCAAGCATGTCTATTCCGAAAAGCCGCTCACGCTTTCCTACAAGGACGCGCTGGCTTTGCAGAAGCTTGCGGCCAAGAAGAAGCTGCGCGTGGGCTCGGCTCCCGACACCTTCCTCGGTTCCTCGCATCAGCTGGCCCGCAAGGCCATTGATGATGGCAAGATCGGCAAAGTCGTTTCCGGCACCTGCCACTTCATGGGCCCCGGCATGGAAATGTGGCACCCCAACCCGGATTTCTTCTTCAATCCTGGCGGTGGCCCGGTGCTCGACATGGGCCCTTATTACGTCTCCAACCTGATCAACCTGGTGGGCCCAGTGAAGCGCGTCATGGCGCTGGCCAATACCGGCCGCAAGGAACGCGTGATCAACAGCCAGCCGGATAATCCGCGCAATGGCGAGAAGCTGAAGGTCAAGGTGCCGACCACTTATCACGCCATCCTCGAATTCGAGAATGGTGCGGCGATCACCGTGTCGCTGTCCTGGGACGTGTGGGGCCACAAGCACCAGAACATGGAGCTCTATGGCCAAACCGGTGCCATGTATGTGCCGGACCCGAACTTCTTTGCCGGCGATGTGATCGTGACAGGCGAAGACCAGAAACCGGAAACACTGAAGCCTTGGGATCATCCCTTCGGCAAGCTGAACTGGGGCCACAAGAACAGCCAGACCGACGTGATCTGGGCCAACTATCGTTGCGCCGGCGTGGCCGACATGGCCGATGCTATCATCAACAAGAAGAAGCTGGCGCGCTGTGATATTTCCATGGTCGCTCACGTGATCGAAGTCCTCACCGCGATGATGGAAGCTGGCGAGAAGAAAAAGATCATCAAGCTCAAGAGCACCTGCAAGCGGCCCGAACCGCTGGGCCCGGCCCAGGCTGCGGCACTGATGAAGTAA
- a CDS encoding sugar phosphate isomerase/epimerase family protein: MPKRISFQLYSARNFAADGWEPIVAHLAASGYTEVEGFGGLYAEPEKFRALLDKYNLAMPTGHFFPIDQFDKDKKKVLHIAKTLGLRYIYCPYILPENRPKSGAGWKAWGKLLGEVGKAMNDAGYGFGWHNHDFEFKKLPDGSMPHERIFEGGPMLDWECDIAWVAFAGQNPVKWIKAYGNRISAIHIKDNAPKGQNLDQHGQSDVGKGTIKWNDVFKAVRDNTRCVNYIVEHDDPKDYKSFAANSYKFLSKI, translated from the coding sequence ATGCCAAAGCGTATTTCATTCCAGCTCTACTCCGCCCGCAATTTCGCGGCTGATGGCTGGGAGCCGATCGTCGCCCATCTCGCCGCTAGCGGCTACACCGAGGTTGAAGGCTTTGGCGGTCTCTACGCCGAGCCGGAAAAATTCCGCGCCCTTCTCGACAAATACAATCTGGCCATGCCCACCGGCCATTTCTTCCCCATCGACCAGTTCGACAAGGACAAGAAGAAGGTGCTGCATATCGCCAAAACTCTGGGCCTGCGTTACATCTATTGCCCATACATCCTGCCAGAGAACCGTCCCAAGTCTGGTGCGGGTTGGAAGGCCTGGGGCAAGCTCCTCGGCGAAGTGGGCAAAGCGATGAATGATGCGGGCTATGGCTTCGGCTGGCACAATCATGATTTCGAATTCAAGAAACTGCCCGATGGCTCTATGCCGCATGAACGCATATTCGAAGGCGGCCCAATGCTGGATTGGGAATGCGATATCGCCTGGGTGGCGTTCGCTGGCCAGAACCCGGTGAAATGGATCAAGGCTTACGGCAACCGCATCAGCGCCATCCACATCAAGGACAATGCACCCAAGGGCCAGAACCTCGATCAGCATGGCCAGTCTGATGTGGGCAAGGGCACGATCAAATGGAACGATGTGTTTAAAGCGGTGCGCGATAATACCCGCTGCGTGAACTACATCGTCGAACATGATGACCCGAAGGACTACAAGTCCTTCGCCGCCAATTCCTATAAATTCCTGTCGAAGATCTGA
- a CDS encoding beta-mannosidase, which produces MTAEINLHGAWAIRSADGKHKAAYAVPGDVHSSLIAAGVIPDPYQGRNEYDVRWVAEQDWIASREFEWAGEGKWVLDVDYIDTVAEIKINNKSVLKADNCFQRYQVDATKALKRGRNTIEICFQSNITEGNKRQDAQPYFVPFIHWNSPIPNGNMLRKPSCHYGWDWNLAIMPFGAYGRMRLVPGFSTATRVTQTFSKSGSVSVEVEVGGDAVITFAGQTLATTDGHAVFKITKPKLWWPAGSGEQNLYDMQIDHGGEIETLRIGLRQIDLINQKDKVGARFGFRVNGKEIFCKGANWIPADALPSRATPELTRKLLQAAVDSNMNMIRVWGGGYYEQDWFYDLCDELGLMVWQDFQFSCNLYPATNEFLAEVEQEVIYQVDRLQHHACIAVWCGDNELLGALGWFPEAKANRDRYLAAYDRLNHTIEKAAKAADPSINWWPSSPSPGLLSFGDAWHDDRSGDMHFWSVWHESKDFEHYRDVTPRFCSEFGFQSYPSLHIIKQFATSQEDFNIASQVMESHQKNKGGNERIAGTMFRYFRFPKDFGNFVYVSQIQQGLAIKTAIEYWRSLKPHCLGTLYWQLNDTWPVASWSSLDHGGGWKAMHYMARRFYAPVSVMAVPDKKSGGIIVRAVNDRLDKQSLTLTLTTLDPAGAAKKLKGVKVSVPADKAVDAITLKKSELPAGHILILDYEAADGSKGRVHFAHEPYKALNIINPELAHSATVKNGKLVIALAAKKAALFVMAETGVDGQYTDNVIDLLPGEKAEIIFTPDNPAELAAARKNLVIRNLHASSH; this is translated from the coding sequence ATGACGGCAGAGATCAACCTTCACGGCGCGTGGGCCATTCGCTCGGCCGATGGCAAGCACAAGGCTGCTTATGCTGTGCCCGGCGATGTGCATTCATCTTTGATCGCCGCAGGCGTGATCCCTGATCCCTATCAAGGCCGCAATGAATATGACGTGCGCTGGGTGGCCGAGCAGGACTGGATCGCCAGCCGCGAATTTGAATGGGCGGGCGAGGGCAAGTGGGTGCTGGATGTCGATTATATCGACACGGTGGCTGAGATCAAAATCAACAACAAGTCGGTGCTCAAAGCCGACAATTGCTTCCAACGCTATCAGGTCGATGCCACCAAGGCGCTGAAGCGCGGGCGCAACACCATCGAAATCTGCTTCCAATCCAACATCACCGAAGGCAACAAGCGCCAGGACGCGCAGCCTTACTTCGTGCCCTTCATTCACTGGAACTCACCGATCCCGAACGGCAACATGCTGCGCAAACCGTCCTGCCATTATGGCTGGGATTGGAACCTCGCCATCATGCCCTTTGGTGCCTATGGCCGCATGCGGCTGGTGCCGGGCTTCTCGACAGCAACGCGCGTGACGCAGACCTTCAGCAAGAGCGGCAGTGTGTCGGTTGAAGTGGAAGTCGGCGGCGATGCCGTCATCACCTTCGCCGGGCAAACGCTGGCCACAACAGATGGCCACGCTGTTTTCAAAATCACAAAGCCCAAGCTTTGGTGGCCCGCCGGTTCCGGCGAACAGAATCTTTATGACATGCAGATCGACCATGGCGGCGAAATCGAAACGCTGCGCATCGGCCTGCGCCAGATTGATCTGATCAACCAGAAAGACAAGGTCGGTGCGCGCTTTGGCTTCCGCGTGAACGGCAAGGAAATCTTCTGCAAAGGCGCCAACTGGATTCCTGCCGATGCGCTACCCAGCCGCGCTACGCCGGAACTCACGCGCAAGCTGCTGCAGGCGGCTGTCGATTCCAACATGAACATGATCCGCGTCTGGGGCGGCGGCTATTATGAGCAAGACTGGTTCTACGATCTCTGCGATGAACTGGGCCTGATGGTCTGGCAGGACTTTCAGTTCTCCTGCAATCTCTATCCCGCAACCAATGAGTTCCTCGCCGAAGTCGAACAGGAAGTCATCTATCAGGTAGACCGCCTGCAGCATCACGCCTGCATCGCCGTGTGGTGCGGCGACAATGAATTGCTCGGCGCGTTAGGCTGGTTTCCGGAAGCAAAAGCCAACCGCGACCGCTATCTGGCCGCCTATGACCGCCTCAATCACACGATTGAAAAGGCCGCCAAAGCGGCCGACCCATCGATCAACTGGTGGCCATCGTCGCCATCGCCCGGCCTCTTGTCATTCGGCGATGCCTGGCATGATGACCGTTCTGGCGATATGCATTTCTGGTCAGTCTGGCACGAAAGCAAGGACTTTGAGCACTACCGCGATGTGACCCCGCGCTTCTGTTCCGAATTCGGTTTCCAGTCTTATCCGTCGCTACATATCATCAAGCAATTCGCCACCAGCCAAGAAGACTTCAACATCGCCAGCCAGGTGATGGAAAGCCACCAGAAAAACAAGGGCGGCAATGAGCGCATCGCGGGCACCATGTTCCGCTATTTCCGTTTTCCCAAGGATTTCGGAAATTTCGTTTATGTCAGCCAGATCCAGCAGGGCCTGGCCATCAAGACGGCGATTGAATATTGGCGCTCGCTCAAGCCGCATTGCCTTGGAACGTTGTACTGGCAGCTTAACGACACCTGGCCCGTGGCCTCCTGGTCGTCTCTCGATCATGGCGGCGGCTGGAAGGCCATGCACTACATGGCCCGCCGCTTCTATGCGCCGGTCAGCGTCATGGCTGTGCCAGACAAGAAATCCGGCGGCATCATCGTGCGCGCCGTGAATGACCGTCTCGACAAGCAGTCGCTTACCCTCACGCTCACCACGCTCGATCCGGCGGGTGCTGCGAAGAAGTTGAAGGGCGTGAAAGTCTCGGTTCCCGCCGACAAGGCCGTCGATGCCATCACGCTCAAAAAAAGTGAACTGCCTGCAGGCCACATTCTCATTCTCGATTACGAAGCCGCAGATGGCTCAAAGGGCAGAGTGCATTTCGCCCATGAGCCTTACAAGGCCCTGAACATCATCAACCCGGAACTCGCCCACAGCGCCACCGTCAAGAACGGCAAGCTGGTGATCGCGCTCGCTGCCAAAAAGGCTGCGCTCTTCGTCATGGCCGAAACGGGTGTCGATGGACAGTACACGGACAATGTGATCGATCTTCTGCCCGGCGAAAAGGCCGAGATCATTTTCACCCCCGACAATCCGGCGGAACTTGCTGCCGCCCGCAAAAATCTTGTCATCCGCAATCTCCACGCATCATCGCACTAA
- a CDS encoding ABC transporter ATP-binding protein: MMAATQQTTKTNSVSIQSLAQSYGSLQVLKELSLDIPEGEFLVLLGPSGCGKSTLLNCIAGLLEPTQGRIFIKGKNVTWEEPSQRGIGMVFQSYALYPQMTVERNLSFGLRVAGMAKDEIEKRVKRASEILQIEPLLARKPMQLSGGQRQRVAIGRALVRDVDVFLFDEPLSNLDAKLRAELRVEIKRLHQRLGNTMIYVTHDQIEAMTLADRIAVMKSGSIQQLDTPLRIYSRPVNRYVAGFIGSPSMNFLKAKVAGTAKAPVLELEGNKLGLGDYEFAAAAPAGSDVEFGARPEHIDIIRGAPKGKDAFPATVELVEPMGSDSLVWLELGAQKLSARVESSQHYKPGEKVGLKFRVEQSSLFDVKSGDRL, translated from the coding sequence ATGATGGCGGCCACGCAACAGACCACCAAGACCAACAGCGTCTCGATCCAGAGCCTGGCGCAGAGCTACGGCTCGCTGCAAGTGTTGAAGGAGTTGAGCCTCGATATTCCGGAAGGCGAATTCCTGGTGCTGCTCGGTCCTTCGGGCTGCGGCAAATCCACCTTGCTCAATTGCATTGCCGGGTTGCTGGAGCCGACACAGGGCCGCATCTTCATCAAAGGCAAGAACGTCACCTGGGAAGAGCCGTCGCAACGCGGCATCGGCATGGTGTTCCAGTCTTATGCGCTTTATCCGCAAATGACGGTGGAGCGGAATCTCTCCTTCGGTCTGCGCGTGGCCGGCATGGCCAAGGATGAAATCGAAAAGCGTGTGAAGCGCGCCTCTGAAATTCTGCAGATCGAGCCACTGTTGGCCAGGAAGCCCATGCAGCTCTCCGGCGGCCAGCGCCAGCGCGTCGCCATTGGCCGCGCCTTGGTGCGTGACGTGGACGTGTTCCTGTTCGACGAGCCTCTCTCCAACTTGGACGCCAAGCTGCGTGCCGAACTGCGCGTTGAAATCAAACGCCTGCATCAGCGCCTGGGCAACACCATGATCTATGTGACCCATGACCAGATCGAAGCGATGACGCTGGCCGATCGCATTGCGGTAATGAAATCCGGCAGCATTCAGCAGCTGGATACGCCACTGCGGATCTATAGCCGCCCAGTGAACCGCTATGTGGCAGGCTTCATCGGCTCGCCATCGATGAATTTCCTGAAAGCCAAAGTAGCCGGCACCGCCAAGGCACCGGTGCTGGAGCTCGAAGGCAACAAGCTGGGCTTGGGTGACTACGAATTCGCCGCAGCAGCACCGGCCGGGTCAGATGTGGAATTCGGCGCACGGCCTGAACATATCGACATCATCCGCGGCGCCCCCAAGGGTAAGGACGCTTTCCCCGCCACGGTTGAACTGGTGGAGCCGATGGGTTCCGACAGCTTGGTCTGGCTCGAACTCGGCGCGCAGAAACTTTCCGCCCGCGTTGAATCCAGCCAACATTACAAGCCCGGCGAAAAAGTCGGCCTGAAATTCCGGGTGGAGCAATCTTCGCTGTTTGACGTCAAGAGCGGCGACCGTCTGTAA
- a CDS encoding carbohydrate ABC transporter permease: MSTAQHIEPQGPRPHGWFEWERFVVYAFLILTSLYFLLPLYIVLITSTKNLEEIAQGNLFVPSLHPTFAPWYRAWFEICTGLECKGIHPNFMNSVIITVPSVIVSIAVAITTGYALNNWPFRFSEGFFTILIIGSFVPYQVMLFPMVLLTKNMGIYSTLYAVIFVHTVFGLPILTLLFRNYFASLPVELFKAARVDGAGFWRILFQVFLPMSVPMLTVAVILQVTGIWNDFLFGVVFAGLQNYPMTVKLNNIFTSTMGVKEYNVEMAATMLTGAVPLLIYFLSGRYFVRGIAAGAVKG, from the coding sequence ATGAGCACGGCACAGCACATTGAGCCACAAGGCCCACGCCCGCATGGCTGGTTCGAGTGGGAGCGTTTCGTCGTCTACGCTTTCCTGATCCTTACATCGCTCTACTTCCTTTTGCCGCTCTACATTGTTCTGATCACCTCGACGAAGAACCTTGAGGAAATTGCCCAGGGCAATCTCTTCGTGCCCTCGCTGCATCCGACGTTCGCGCCGTGGTACCGCGCCTGGTTTGAAATCTGCACCGGCCTTGAATGCAAGGGCATCCATCCGAATTTCATGAACTCGGTGATCATCACAGTGCCGTCGGTCATCGTTTCGATCGCGGTGGCCATCACCACCGGCTATGCGCTGAACAATTGGCCATTCCGTTTCTCGGAAGGCTTCTTCACCATCCTGATCATCGGCTCATTCGTGCCCTATCAGGTAATGCTGTTCCCCATGGTGCTGCTCACCAAAAACATGGGGATCTACTCAACGCTCTACGCTGTCATCTTCGTGCATACGGTCTTCGGCCTGCCGATCTTGACACTGCTGTTCCGCAATTATTTCGCATCACTGCCGGTTGAACTGTTCAAGGCGGCGCGCGTGGATGGGGCAGGGTTCTGGCGCATTCTGTTCCAGGTCTTCCTGCCCATGTCGGTGCCGATGCTCACGGTCGCCGTCATCTTGCAGGTCACTGGCATTTGGAATGACTTTCTGTTTGGCGTGGTCTTCGCTGGCCTGCAGAATTATCCGATGACGGTGAAGCTCAACAACATCTTCACCTCGACCATGGGCGTGAAGGAATACAATGTGGAAATGGCAGCAACCATGCTGACGGGCGCAGTGCCGCTGCTGATCTATTTCCTCTCAGGGCGGTATTTTGTGCGCGGCATCGCCGCTGGCGCAGTGAAGGGATAA
- a CDS encoding carbohydrate ABC transporter permease, translating to MCFILAAGVWNAPYRNFSSKLASVPMMFIAMFAFIGCSLWTIAFSFSDAQSFPIFRNFVGLYNYRVKLFADSVWWTACINAVIYLVLVTTIEFILGFLIAVFMDQKVRAEGVFRTIYLYPFALSFIVTGHVWAWIMSPEYGLEKSVRNMGWTSFTFDWITDPNRSIYAVVIAGIWQGTGLVMALMLAGLRGVDEEVWKAARVDGIPKWRTYLQIVLPMMRPVMITTFVIVASGCVRVYDIVVALTDGGPGTSSKVPAQYVYQYLFQGGLARGLAASTMMLLASAVILIPWIYVEFVKGKQTR from the coding sequence ATCTGCTTTATTCTAGCGGCTGGCGTGTGGAACGCTCCGTATCGCAATTTCAGTTCCAAGCTGGCTTCCGTGCCGATGATGTTCATCGCAATGTTCGCCTTCATTGGCTGCTCGCTCTGGACCATCGCTTTCTCATTCTCTGACGCGCAGTCTTTCCCGATTTTCCGCAATTTCGTCGGTCTCTACAATTACCGTGTAAAACTCTTCGCGGACTCCGTCTGGTGGACAGCCTGCATCAACGCCGTGATCTATCTTGTGCTGGTCACCACAATTGAATTCATCCTCGGCTTCCTGATCGCCGTCTTCATGGATCAAAAAGTGCGCGCCGAAGGTGTGTTCCGCACCATCTATTTATATCCTTTCGCACTGTCTTTCATCGTCACCGGCCACGTTTGGGCCTGGATCATGAGCCCGGAATACGGCCTGGAAAAATCCGTGCGAAATATGGGCTGGACCTCATTCACCTTCGATTGGATCACCGATCCGAACCGCTCGATTTACGCTGTGGTCATCGCTGGTATCTGGCAGGGCACGGGTCTTGTCATGGCCCTGATGCTCGCCGGCCTACGTGGCGTGGACGAAGAAGTGTGGAAGGCCGCGCGTGTGGATGGCATCCCGAAATGGCGCACCTATTTGCAGATCGTCCTGCCGATGATGCGCCCGGTAATGATCACAACATTCGTGATCGTCGCGTCGGGCTGCGTGCGCGTTTATGACATTGTTGTGGCCCTGACCGACGGCGGCCCCGGCACCTCTTCCAAGGTGCCTGCCCAATATGTCTATCAATATCTGTTCCAGGGCGGCCTTGCCCGCGGCCTTGCCGCGTCAACCATGATGCTGCTGGCCTCGGCCGTCATTCTCATTCCCTGGATCTATGTGGAATTTGTGAAAGGCAAGCAGACACGATGA
- a CDS encoding ABC transporter substrate-binding protein yields the protein MGLKKFAAALALSASLFAMGSAKATDIEVTHWWTSGGEAAAVAEFAKAVDASGDHWVDGAISGSGDVARPIMMSRILGGNPMGATQFNPGHDADEMARAGLFLDLTDLAAKEKWAEILRPKSQLASCTIDGKVYCVPVNLHSAQWMWTNRKVFTDLGLEPPKNINDLLAAAPKLKEKGIQPLALAQGWAVTLLVNDLIIAFAGTDNYVKVMKDRDVALASGPVYTDVFKKIGEVRAIVDSKAITKQWNEAAALVIQGKAAANIMGDWAGGEFQVAKMTPGKDYDCLPGLGLAPALDTGGDVFYFPKSKNADLEKAQLKMASTLVNPTTQVAFNLKKGSLPIRPDVDLAAANDCMKKGLEILDHNPNPVPSNRQMLDGESITAIGDLLTDFFSKPEMKPEDVQAKFAEIIKNAPKM from the coding sequence ATGGGATTGAAGAAATTTGCTGCCGCTTTGGCGCTCTCGGCTTCGCTGTTTGCCATGGGCTCAGCCAAGGCGACTGACATTGAAGTGACCCACTGGTGGACGTCTGGTGGTGAAGCTGCCGCCGTTGCCGAATTCGCCAAGGCCGTTGATGCCTCGGGTGATCATTGGGTGGACGGTGCCATCTCCGGTTCGGGCGACGTGGCCCGCCCCATCATGATGTCGCGTATTCTGGGTGGCAACCCGATGGGTGCCACGCAGTTCAACCCCGGCCATGACGCCGATGAAATGGCCCGTGCTGGCCTGTTCCTTGACCTGACTGATTTGGCCGCCAAGGAAAAGTGGGCTGAGATCCTGCGTCCGAAGAGCCAGCTGGCTTCGTGCACCATCGATGGCAAAGTCTATTGCGTGCCGGTGAACCTGCACTCCGCCCAGTGGATGTGGACCAACCGCAAGGTCTTCACTGACCTGGGACTCGAACCGCCGAAGAACATCAATGACCTTCTGGCCGCAGCACCCAAGCTCAAGGAAAAGGGCATTCAGCCGCTAGCGCTTGCTCAGGGCTGGGCTGTCACGCTGCTGGTCAACGACCTGATTATCGCTTTTGCCGGCACTGACAACTACGTCAAGGTTATGAAGGACCGTGATGTGGCTTTGGCTTCTGGCCCGGTTTACACCGACGTGTTCAAGAAGATCGGTGAAGTCCGCGCCATCGTCGACTCCAAGGCGATCACCAAGCAGTGGAACGAAGCCGCAGCCCTCGTGATCCAGGGCAAGGCTGCCGCCAATATCATGGGCGACTGGGCCGGCGGTGAATTCCAAGTGGCCAAGATGACACCCGGCAAGGATTACGATTGCCTGCCCGGCCTCGGCCTGGCTCCGGCTCTCGATACCGGTGGTGACGTGTTCTACTTCCCGAAGTCGAAGAACGCTGATCTGGAAAAGGCACAGCTCAAGATGGCCTCGACGCTGGTCAACCCAACGACCCAGGTTGCGTTCAACCTGAAGAAGGGCTCGTTGCCGATCCGTCCTGACGTGGATCTCGCGGCTGCCAATGATTGCATGAAGAAGGGTCTCGAAATCCTCGATCACAATCCGAACCCCGTGCCGTCCAACCGCCAGATGCTCGATGGTGAATCGATCACTGCGATCGGCGACTTGCTGACCGACTTCTTCTCGAAGCCGGAAATGAAGCCGGAAGATGTTCAGGCCAAGTTCGCCGAGATCATCAAGAACGCACCGAAGATGTAA